From one Lycium ferocissimum isolate CSIRO_LF1 chromosome 5, AGI_CSIRO_Lferr_CH_V1, whole genome shotgun sequence genomic stretch:
- the LOC132058562 gene encoding putative F-box protein At2g02030 has product MMKRTHFSDLPEDLVMEILSRLPVKSLLQLKCVSKNWYVLIENPVFIQKHLHHINNPTSYFVHHYFLDTMKSGFTLFNEQNQLVAKSHLYQDVLNTSTHLWEVLGPLNGLFLLYNDQEEVALWNPATKEFKPLPISQPLNCPSFSLSSYKFGFGIEPSSGDYKVVWMRDYWDVYSEDWHLPTIISVYTLSTNSWKNFEEFSVSSRDMVKSSGNTYLNGFYYWRARQNDKIFAFDMSNDTIVEIQTPKSFTSKQWDLSLFNDFIAMYIYEPISVGRETCIDIWIMEKEGYWAKKARIGPFLNIKRSLGYGNNGEVFLEVVTWQLDIFDPCLKKNRVLGHQRNGYSLQAFAYKESLVSLKKNPFVI; this is encoded by the coding sequence ATGATGAAAAGAACACATTTTAGTGACTTACCAGAAGATTTAGTGATGGAGATTTTGTCAAGATTGCCCGTAAAATCTCTCCTACAACTCAAGTGTGTCTCCAAGAATTGGTATGTTTTAATTGAAAATCCAGTTTTCATTCAAAAACACCTTCACCATATCAACAACCCCACAAGTTATTTTGTTCATCATTATTTTCTTGATACAATGAAATCTGGTTTCACTTTGTTCAATGAACAAAACCAATTAGTTGCAAAATCCCACTTGTACCAAGATGTTTTAAACACATCTACACATTTATGGGAAGTTCTTGGTCCTTTAAATGGTTTATTTTTGCTTTACAATGATCAAGAAGAAGTTGCACTATGGAACCCTGCTACTAAAGAATTTAAGCCTCTCCCAATTTCACAACCCCTAAATTGCCCTTCATTTAGTTTGTCTTCATATAAATTTGGTTTCGGAATTGAACCCTCGAGTGGTGACTATAAAGTCGTCTGGATGAGAGATTACTGGGATGTATATTCTGAAGACTGGCATTTGCCTACGATTATTTCGGTCTATACACTAAGTACAAATTCTTGGAAAAATTTCGAAGAATTCAGCGTTTCTAGTCGTGACATGGTCAAGTCAAGTGGTAACACATACTTGAATGGATTTTATTACTGGAGAGCACGTCAAAATGATAAAATCTTTGCATTTGATATGAGCAATGACACAATTGTAGAGATTCAAACACCAAAGTCATTTACGTCAAAACAATGGGATTTATCATTGTTCAATGATTTCATTgctatgtatatttatgagcCAATAAGTGTTGGCAGAGAAACATGTATTGACATATGGATCATGGAGAAAGAAGGCTATTGGGCAAAGAAAGCGAGAATTGGCCCTTTTCTAAATATCAAGAGGTCACTTGGATATGGAAATAATGGGGaagtttttcttgaagttgtaACATGGCAATTGGACATATTTGATCCTTGTCTAAAGAAAAATAGAGTTCTTGGCCACCAGAGAAATGGCTACTCTTTGCAAGCTTTTGCTTACAAAGAAAGCTTAGTCTCGTTAAAAAAGAACCCATTTGTAATTTAG
- the LOC132057454 gene encoding protein ABSCISIC ACID-INSENSITIVE 5 isoform X1, whose protein sequence is MGGAESEMVSQGEVQSPLQPDQNQHKNHPFPSLGRQSSIYSLTLDEFQHTLCESGKNFGSMNMDEFLNSIWTAEENQAHAHTHGPAHSHAHSQVASTREATSTPHFALGQSNVSLEKAIVKQPSLPRQGSLTLPAPLCRKTVEEVWSEIHKSQHEQQQQNNGNRDSVQNTSHNSTQRQVTFGEMTLEDFLVKAGVVREHGNNAAPAPPQQQSYMMYQNSTNPAMATMARPVISLGGVTPGVGIPGYPPLPLPQTGVVEAPVYPVSMTRGGGFPQQPTPVYGGRMGNGSGVGYGQVQGVAGATPLSPVSSDGLCVNQIDSGGQYGLEMSIRGGRKRVIDGPVEKVVERRQRRMIKNRESAARSRARKQAYTVELEAELNQLKEENAHLKQALAELERKRKQQYFDEVKMKVQTKGQRANDKLRGMRRSLSCP, encoded by the exons ATGGGCGGAGCAGAATCAGAGATGGTGTCACAAGGTGAAGTTCAATCACCATTACAGCCAGACCAAAACCAGCACAAGAACCACCCGTTCCCGTCCCTCGGTCGACAATCCTCCATCTACTCCCTCACGCTCGATGAATTCCAACACACCCTTTGTGAGAGCGGTAAGAATTTCGGGTCCATGAACATGGATGAATTCCTCAACAGCATTTGGACCGCTGAAGAAAACCAAGCGCACGCCCACACTCATGGGCCCGCACATTCTCACGCTCATAGCCAGGTGGCGAGTACTAGGGAAGCCACTAGCACCCCACATTTTGCACTAGGACAGAGCAATGTTTCGCTGGAGAAAGCTATTGTCAAGCAGCCAAGCTTGCCAAGACAGGGCTCGCTTACGCTTCCTGCCCCGTTGTGTCGTAAAACTGTAGAGGAAGTTTGGTCGGAAATTCATAAGAGCCAACATGAGCAGCAGCAACAGAACAACGGTAACAGGGACAGCGTACAGAACACCAGTCACAATTCCACTCAACGACAG gTTACGTTCGGTGAAATGACGCTCGAGGATTTCTTGGTTAAAGCAGGGGTCGTACGCGAACACGGTAATAATGCCGCCCCTGCACCACCTCAGCAGCAATCATATATGATGTATCAAAACAGCACCAATCCCGCTATGGCCACTATGGCCCGGCCCGTAATCAGCCTCGGTGGAGTCACGCCCGGTGTTGGTATTCCTGGTTATCCGCCACTTCCACTTCCACAAACCGGGGTGGTCGAGGCGCCCGTGTACCCGGTAAGCATGACAAGGGGCGGAGGATTCCCGCAACAACCGACGCCCGTATACGGTGGAAGAATGGGAAATGGTAGCGGGGTTGGGTACGGGCAAGTGCAAGGGGTAGCCGGGGCGACGCCATTAAGTCCTGTGTCATCGGATGGATTATGCGTTAATCAAATCGATAGCGGGGGCCAATACGGGTTGGAGATGTCCATAAGAGGCGGGCGAAAACGCGTAATAGACGGTCCGGTAGAGAAAGTTGTTGAAAGAAGGCAAAGGAGGATGATCAAGAACAGAGAATCAGCAGCAAGATCAAGAGCACGAAAACAG GCTTATACGGTAGAACTTGAGGCAGAACTGAACCaactaaaagaagaaaatgcaCATCTAAAACAGGCCCTG GCGGAGCTTGAGAGGAAAAGGAAACAACAG TACTTCGATGAAGTGAAAATGAAAGTGCAAACGAAGGGGCAAAGGGCGAACGACAAATTAAGAGGGATGAGGAGGAGTTTGAGCTGCCCTTGA
- the LOC132057454 gene encoding protein ABSCISIC ACID-INSENSITIVE 5 isoform X2: MGGAESEMVSQGEVQSPLQPDQNQHKNHPFPSLGRQSSIYSLTLDEFQHTLCESGKNFGSMNMDEFLNSIWTAEENQAHAHTHGPAHSHAHSQVASTREATSTPHFALGQSNVSLEKAIVKQPSLPRQGSLTLPAPLCRKTVEEVWSEIHKSQHEQQQQNNGNRDSVQNTSHNSTQRQVTFGEMTLEDFLVKAGVVREHGNNAAPAPPQQQSYMMYQNSTNPAMATMARPVISLGGVTPGVGIPGYPPLPLPQTGVVEAPVYPVSMTRGGGFPQQPTPVYGGRMGNGSGVGYGQVQGVAGATPLSPVSSDGLCVNQIDSGGQYGLEMSIRGGRKRVIDGPVEKVVERRQRRMIKNRESAARSRARKQAYTVELEAELNQLKEENAHLKQALVVNILSEMSLILERSLRGKGNNSTSMK, encoded by the exons ATGGGCGGAGCAGAATCAGAGATGGTGTCACAAGGTGAAGTTCAATCACCATTACAGCCAGACCAAAACCAGCACAAGAACCACCCGTTCCCGTCCCTCGGTCGACAATCCTCCATCTACTCCCTCACGCTCGATGAATTCCAACACACCCTTTGTGAGAGCGGTAAGAATTTCGGGTCCATGAACATGGATGAATTCCTCAACAGCATTTGGACCGCTGAAGAAAACCAAGCGCACGCCCACACTCATGGGCCCGCACATTCTCACGCTCATAGCCAGGTGGCGAGTACTAGGGAAGCCACTAGCACCCCACATTTTGCACTAGGACAGAGCAATGTTTCGCTGGAGAAAGCTATTGTCAAGCAGCCAAGCTTGCCAAGACAGGGCTCGCTTACGCTTCCTGCCCCGTTGTGTCGTAAAACTGTAGAGGAAGTTTGGTCGGAAATTCATAAGAGCCAACATGAGCAGCAGCAACAGAACAACGGTAACAGGGACAGCGTACAGAACACCAGTCACAATTCCACTCAACGACAG gTTACGTTCGGTGAAATGACGCTCGAGGATTTCTTGGTTAAAGCAGGGGTCGTACGCGAACACGGTAATAATGCCGCCCCTGCACCACCTCAGCAGCAATCATATATGATGTATCAAAACAGCACCAATCCCGCTATGGCCACTATGGCCCGGCCCGTAATCAGCCTCGGTGGAGTCACGCCCGGTGTTGGTATTCCTGGTTATCCGCCACTTCCACTTCCACAAACCGGGGTGGTCGAGGCGCCCGTGTACCCGGTAAGCATGACAAGGGGCGGAGGATTCCCGCAACAACCGACGCCCGTATACGGTGGAAGAATGGGAAATGGTAGCGGGGTTGGGTACGGGCAAGTGCAAGGGGTAGCCGGGGCGACGCCATTAAGTCCTGTGTCATCGGATGGATTATGCGTTAATCAAATCGATAGCGGGGGCCAATACGGGTTGGAGATGTCCATAAGAGGCGGGCGAAAACGCGTAATAGACGGTCCGGTAGAGAAAGTTGTTGAAAGAAGGCAAAGGAGGATGATCAAGAACAGAGAATCAGCAGCAAGATCAAGAGCACGAAAACAG GCTTATACGGTAGAACTTGAGGCAGAACTGAACCaactaaaagaagaaaatgcaCATCTAAAACAGGCCCTGGTAGTAAATATATTATCAGAAATGTCCTTAATTTTGGA GCGGAGCTTGAGAGGAAAAGGAAACAACAG TACTTCGATGAAGTGA